Proteins encoded in a region of the Candidatus Nitrosomarinus catalina genome:
- a CDS encoding NAD(+)/NADH kinase, giving the protein MQIGIYGSGTSEVASKTIKKILNSCDIDSFTITKSKNKHADCIIVLGGDKGVRNYFHRTFDATSPVLGINEGESSGFLAQIELKEFSSYVEILKKQNFSIEEVPRLGVKIDGKNVYPVLNDVAVFSSKSAMLMEHTLRVNGDEVWHDNGDGIIVSTPIGSSAYSMSVGGPVLFQDSAVFEIISVNSLDVTRRPIIVSNSSFIEIDDISARLHCEVVLDGLDRYKVKKTVECSKFIPPAKIIRLKKDTTGISALAKKVHLAEDLLSMPPSSKLLLKTLEYEGELTQKDLANKTLLPDRTVRLALSHLLKKGYVKKKVSIRDARQKIYEISKIE; this is encoded by the coding sequence TCAGAAGTTGCTTCTAAAACCATCAAAAAAATATTGAATTCATGTGATATTGATTCATTTACTATTACAAAATCTAAAAATAAACATGCTGATTGTATTATTGTTTTAGGCGGGGATAAGGGAGTTCGAAATTATTTCCATAGAACTTTTGATGCAACATCTCCTGTATTGGGAATTAATGAAGGTGAATCAAGTGGATTTTTAGCTCAAATAGAATTAAAAGAGTTTTCTTCTTATGTTGAAATTTTAAAAAAACAAAATTTCAGTATTGAAGAAGTTCCAAGACTTGGTGTTAAAATTGATGGAAAAAATGTTTATCCAGTTTTAAATGATGTTGCAGTATTTTCTTCTAAAAGTGCAATGTTGATGGAACATACTTTGCGTGTTAATGGTGATGAGGTATGGCATGATAATGGTGATGGAATAATTGTTTCTACTCCTATTGGTTCTTCTGCATATTCGATGTCTGTTGGAGGACCTGTATTGTTTCAAGATTCTGCTGTCTTTGAAATTATTTCAGTAAATTCACTTGATGTAACAAGAAGACCGATAATTGTTTCAAATTCAAGTTTTATTGAAATTGATGATATCTCTGCTAGATTGCATTGTGAAGTTGTCTTGGATGGGTTGGATAGATACAAAGTGAAAAAGACAGTTGAGTGCTCCAAATTTATTCCTCCTGCAAAGATTATTCGATTAAAAAAAGATACTACTGGAATCTCTGCACTGGCAAAAAAAGTTCATCTTGCTGAAGATCTATTGAGCATGCCACCTAGCTCCAAATTATTACTAAAAACGTTAGAGTATGAGGGTGAATTAACACAAAAGGACTTGGCAAACAAAACACTACTTCCTGATAGAACTGTTAGATTGGCATTGAGCCACTTACTCAAGAAGGGTTATGTAAAAAAGAAAGTCTCGATTAGAGATGCACGGCAAAAAATTTATGAAATTTCAAAAATTGAATGA